The sequence GTAACGAAAAGATCGTCGCCAACCAACTGGCATTTGTCGCCAATGGCTGCATTCAGTTTTACCCATCCGTCCCAGTCGCCTTCGTCCATACCGTCTTCGATTGAATCGATAGGATATTTTGCAATCAATTCTGCCAGGTAGGCAGCTTGCTCTTCAGAAGTACGTTTTACGCCGTTTGGCTCGAAAATGCTGTAATCGTAAACACCATCTTTGTAAAACTCTGATGAAGCACAGTCCATAGCGATTGAAACATCACCACCGTCTTCGGCACGGCCTGCTTTGTAACCGGCGTTTTCAATTGCAGTAAGAATTGATTCGATAGCTTCTTCAGTTCCACCTAAAGCTGGAGCGAAACCACCTTCGTCGCCAACGGCAGTTGAAAGTTTTTTAGCTGCCAATACTTTTTTCAAAGCGTGGAATACCTCAGCACCCATACGCAAACCTTCGCGGAAAGTAGGAGCACCAATCGGGCGGATCATAAATTCCTGGAAAGCGATAGTAGCATCAGAGTGAGAACCACCGTTAATAATGTTCATCATCGGAACAGGCAATGTTTTTGCGTTTGTTCCGCCAATGTATTTGTATAATGGAAGCTCAGCGTACTCGGCAGCAGCTTTTGCTACGGCCAGTGAAACACCTAACATAGCGTTTGCTCCTAGGTTAGATTTTGTTTTAGTACCGTCAAGTTCCAGTAGTTTGTTATCAACAGCCACCTGGTCGGTAGCGTCCATACCAATAATTT comes from uncultured Draconibacterium sp. and encodes:
- the eno gene encoding phosphopyruvate hydratase produces the protein MLISDVKAREIIDSRGNPTVEVDVTLESGAFGRAAVPSGASTGENEALELRDGDKSRYLGKGCLKAVANVNDVIAKEIIGMDATDQVAVDNKLLELDGTKTKSNLGANAMLGVSLAVAKAAAEYAELPLYKYIGGTNAKTLPVPMMNIINGGSHSDATIAFQEFMIRPIGAPTFREGLRMGAEVFHALKKVLAAKKLSTAVGDEGGFAPALGGTEEAIESILTAIENAGYKAGRAEDGGDVSIAMDCASSEFYKDGVYDYSIFEPNGVKRTSEEQAAYLAELIAKYPIDSIEDGMDEGDWDGWVKLNAAIGDKCQLVGDDLFVTNVEYLKKGIELGAANSILIKVNQIGTLTETLDAIEMAHRAGYTSVTSHRSGETEDSTIADIAVATNSGQIKTGSMSRSDRMAKYNQLLRIEEELGASAIYGYKKIYKK